Proteins co-encoded in one Cryptosporangium minutisporangium genomic window:
- a CDS encoding amidohydrolase family protein produces the protein MSRRLGFPVFDADNHMYETTDAFTKYLPEEYAGLVKYVQINGRTKIALRNVISEFIPNPTFNKVAPPGAQELEFRLKNPSSKTQVQPGDKVIAPPPRYIEALPAFFNPADRLELLNELSIDRSMMWPTLASLLEERLADDPDATHAIVHALNEWMHEHWTFNFEERIFPTPVVTLPIVDKAIAELEWVLERGAKAILVRPAPVPDYGGRRRSMALPEYDPFWTLVQDSGVVVGLHASDDGFTRYLNEWEGHVGEYVPFAKGRPSAFSAVVSAEHRTIKDLVTSLVTHGVVTRFPDIRFMPIENGSVWVKPMMDGLRSVHERRPEIFDEDPIEALLRSVVFNPFYEEDVVGLVETVGADRVVFGSDYPHPEGMFDPVTFVDEIEPLADEDKAKIMGGNLSRLMGLDPAKAALPA, from the coding sequence AGTACGTGCAGATCAACGGCCGGACCAAGATTGCGCTGCGGAACGTGATCAGCGAGTTCATCCCGAACCCGACGTTCAACAAGGTCGCTCCGCCCGGCGCGCAGGAGCTGGAGTTCCGCCTGAAGAACCCGTCGTCGAAGACGCAGGTGCAGCCCGGCGACAAGGTGATCGCGCCGCCGCCCCGCTACATCGAGGCGCTCCCGGCGTTCTTCAACCCGGCCGACCGGCTCGAGCTGCTGAACGAGCTGAGCATCGACCGATCGATGATGTGGCCGACGCTCGCCAGCCTGCTCGAGGAGCGGCTCGCCGACGACCCGGACGCCACCCACGCGATCGTGCACGCGCTGAACGAGTGGATGCACGAGCACTGGACGTTCAACTTCGAGGAGCGGATCTTCCCGACCCCGGTCGTCACGCTGCCGATCGTCGACAAGGCGATCGCCGAGCTGGAGTGGGTGCTGGAGCGCGGCGCGAAGGCGATCCTCGTCCGCCCGGCCCCGGTGCCGGACTACGGCGGCCGCCGCCGCTCGATGGCGTTACCGGAGTACGACCCGTTCTGGACGCTCGTCCAGGACTCCGGCGTCGTCGTCGGGCTGCACGCCTCGGACGACGGCTTCACCCGCTACCTCAACGAGTGGGAGGGCCACGTCGGCGAGTACGTCCCGTTCGCCAAGGGCCGCCCGTCCGCGTTCTCCGCGGTGGTCTCCGCCGAGCATCGCACGATCAAGGACCTGGTGACCTCGCTCGTCACCCACGGGGTAGTGACCCGCTTCCCCGACATCCGGTTCATGCCGATCGAGAACGGCAGCGTCTGGGTGAAGCCGATGATGGACGGCTTGCGCAGCGTCCACGAGCGACGTCCGGAGATCTTCGACGAGGACCCGATCGAGGCCCTGCTGCGGTCGGTGGTGTTCAACCCGTTCTACGAGGAGGACGTGGTGGGGCTCGTCGAGACCGTCGGCGCCGACCGCGTCGTGTTCGGCTCCGACTATCCGCACCCCGAGGGCATGTTCGATCCGGTGACGTTCGTCGACGAGATCGAACCGCTGGCAGATGAAGACAAGGCCAAGATCATGGGCGGCAACCTCTCCCGCCTGATGGGCCTCGACCCGGCGAAGGCGGCGCTTCCGGCATGA
- a CDS encoding enoyl-CoA hydratase: MTDYQFLTVERLDEGAIVRILLNRPDQRNAQNRGLLVELNEAFLAAEADDAVRVVILGGAGPMFSAGHDTGTKQSIAEMTPGPTLHPSWQVNGGTRQGVERLMLQEWHYFFQNTKRWRDLRKITIAQVHGKVFSAGLMLMWACDLIVAADDTVFSDVVGQRLGMCGVEYFGHPWEFGPRKAKELLLTGDSISADEAHRLGMISKLHPEAELPDRTLEFARRIAQLPTVTSLLIKESVNQTVDQMGFTNALNSCFTLHELNHAHWAQRHDDGFPLARPEDGVPDWRAAKAK, translated from the coding sequence ATGACCGACTACCAGTTCCTCACGGTCGAGCGGCTCGACGAGGGCGCGATCGTCCGGATCCTGCTCAACCGCCCCGATCAGCGCAACGCCCAGAACCGCGGGCTGCTCGTCGAGCTGAACGAGGCCTTCCTCGCCGCGGAGGCCGACGACGCGGTCCGGGTCGTGATCCTCGGCGGCGCCGGGCCGATGTTCTCGGCCGGGCACGACACCGGCACGAAGCAGAGCATCGCGGAGATGACGCCCGGCCCGACCCTGCACCCCAGCTGGCAGGTGAACGGCGGCACCCGGCAGGGCGTCGAGCGGCTGATGCTCCAGGAGTGGCACTACTTCTTCCAGAACACCAAGCGGTGGCGCGACCTGCGGAAGATCACGATCGCGCAGGTGCACGGCAAGGTGTTCTCGGCGGGCCTGATGCTGATGTGGGCCTGCGACCTGATCGTCGCCGCGGACGACACGGTCTTCTCCGACGTCGTGGGCCAGCGGCTGGGCATGTGCGGCGTGGAGTACTTCGGCCACCCGTGGGAGTTCGGGCCGCGCAAGGCCAAGGAACTCCTGCTCACCGGCGACTCGATCAGCGCGGACGAGGCGCACCGGCTGGGCATGATCAGCAAGCTCCACCCGGAGGCCGAGCTGCCCGACCGCACGCTGGAGTTCGCCAGGCGCATCGCCCAGCTGCCGACCGTGACGTCGCTGCTGATCAAGGAGTCGGTCAACCAGACCGTCGACCAGATGGGCTTCACCAACGCGCTCAACTCGTGCTTCACGCTGCACGAGCTCAACCACGCGCACTGGGCCCAGCGGCACGACGACGGGTTCCCGCTCGCGCGGCCGGAGGACGGCGTCCCGGACTGGCGCGCCGCGAAGGCCAAGTAG
- a CDS encoding SDR family NAD(P)-dependent oxidoreductase produces the protein MDLLVRDKAYVVVGGTSGIGFAAARELAAEGARVAVVGCDPGRAEAAAAALREAGAAEAFGVPGDVSRSAVATVRAAADRLGGLDGIAVTTGLSGHEPISIDDDRWAHVFADVLLATVRSVEAALPYVERKGGTIVTTAAYSIRAPEIARLPYASLKSGVATFTKGIAKAYGAAGVRANCVCPGAIETENLSRLRQHLAAERGVPPEGVLEQVMVDEWHLDVALRRPGRPAEVGELIAFLLSPRAGYLTGALINIDGGTNF, from the coding sequence ATGGACCTCCTCGTCAGGGACAAGGCGTACGTGGTCGTCGGCGGCACCTCGGGGATCGGCTTCGCCGCGGCCCGGGAGCTGGCGGCCGAGGGTGCCCGGGTCGCGGTCGTCGGCTGCGACCCCGGGCGGGCCGAGGCCGCTGCGGCCGCGCTCCGCGAGGCGGGTGCCGCGGAGGCGTTCGGCGTTCCGGGGGACGTGTCCCGGAGTGCGGTGGCCACGGTGCGGGCGGCGGCCGACCGGCTCGGTGGGCTGGACGGCATCGCGGTCACCACCGGTCTGAGCGGGCACGAGCCGATCAGCATCGACGACGACCGCTGGGCGCACGTGTTCGCCGACGTACTGCTCGCCACGGTGCGCAGCGTCGAGGCGGCGCTGCCCTACGTCGAGCGGAAAGGCGGCACGATCGTGACGACGGCCGCCTACAGCATCCGGGCCCCGGAGATCGCCCGGCTGCCGTACGCGTCGCTGAAGAGCGGCGTCGCGACGTTCACGAAGGGCATCGCCAAGGCGTACGGAGCCGCCGGGGTCCGGGCGAACTGCGTCTGTCCCGGCGCGATCGAGACCGAGAACCTGTCCCGGCTGCGGCAGCACCTCGCCGCCGAGCGCGGTGTTCCGCCCGAGGGCGTCCTCGAGCAGGTCATGGTCGACGAGTGGCACCTGGACGTCGCGCTCCGGCGCCCCGGCCGCCCGGCGGAGGTCGGTGAGCTGATCGCGTTCCTGCTCTCGCCGCGGGCGGGCTACCTGACCGGCGCGCTGATCAACATCGACGGCGGGACGAACTTCTGA
- a CDS encoding acyl-CoA thioesterase, translating to MLPSVSDVRDALTLEPLAPGRWLGKSVPSRAGVVFGGQLIGQAIAVAAATVPAKRVASVHTVFARTGRTDAPVELDADPLHDGRSFAGLTVTARQGDRLLARSLLLLDVSEDDVVRHRPEAPATGGPAAVGPGAAHPRPAMLAGWEHRYVEDVDLTDPDAVGPPELAVWSRFEAGGRAAADGPALLAWATVGFLVGTALRPHPGVGLANAHRELSTGVLTHTLTFHDPIAADEWLLLTQRSTVAGGGRAYGTGEVFTEDGRPVASYDQLAMVRRMPTVSSAGSSSSAGASGL from the coding sequence ATGCTGCCCTCGGTCTCCGACGTGCGGGACGCGTTGACCCTGGAGCCGCTCGCGCCCGGGCGGTGGCTAGGGAAGAGCGTCCCGTCCCGGGCGGGCGTCGTCTTCGGCGGTCAGCTGATCGGCCAGGCGATCGCTGTGGCGGCCGCGACCGTGCCGGCCAAGCGGGTGGCGTCCGTCCACACGGTGTTCGCGCGGACCGGCCGGACGGACGCACCCGTGGAGCTGGACGCCGACCCGCTGCACGACGGACGCTCGTTCGCCGGGCTCACGGTGACCGCGCGGCAGGGCGACCGGCTGCTCGCCCGATCGCTGCTGCTCCTCGACGTTTCAGAGGACGACGTCGTTCGGCACCGGCCCGAGGCTCCGGCGACCGGCGGGCCGGCCGCGGTCGGTCCGGGGGCAGCCCATCCGCGGCCCGCGATGCTGGCCGGCTGGGAGCACCGGTACGTCGAGGACGTCGACCTGACCGACCCGGACGCGGTGGGCCCGCCCGAGCTCGCGGTCTGGTCCCGGTTCGAGGCCGGTGGCAGGGCTGCGGCCGACGGACCGGCGCTGCTCGCCTGGGCCACCGTCGGGTTCCTGGTCGGCACCGCCCTGCGCCCGCATCCGGGCGTGGGGCTCGCGAACGCGCACCGGGAGCTGTCCACCGGCGTCCTGACGCACACGCTGACGTTCCACGACCCGATCGCCGCCGACGAGTGGCTGCTGCTGACCCAGCGCAGCACGGTCGCCGGCGGCGGCCGCGCCTACGGCACCGGCGAGGTGTTCACCGAGGACGGTCGGCCGGTCGCGAGCTACGACCAGCTCGCGATGGTCCGCCGGATGCCCACTGTGTCCTCGGCGGGATCGTCGTCCTCGGCGGGAGCGTCCGGGCTCTGA
- a CDS encoding response regulator transcription factor codes for MTASRLRVLLADDDALLRAGLGVILGAAEDIDVVGEASDGLAAVESCHHHVPDVVLMDVRMPGIDGIEATRRIVDAALRTRVLVLTTFRHDEYVWGALRAGASGFLLKRTSPERLVDAVRTVAGGEDLIDPAVTRDLVEHFVRRGPEPDVPAASAARRRLDPLTEREAEVLALVAAGLSNREIADRLVIAESTAKTHVKRILAKIGARDRAQAVVLAYQGGLVA; via the coding sequence CGGGCTCGGTGTGATCCTCGGCGCCGCCGAGGACATCGACGTCGTCGGAGAGGCCTCCGACGGGCTCGCCGCCGTCGAGTCCTGCCACCACCACGTTCCGGACGTCGTCCTGATGGACGTTCGGATGCCGGGTATCGACGGCATCGAGGCCACCCGGCGGATCGTCGACGCCGCGCTGCGCACGCGAGTACTCGTGCTCACGACGTTCCGCCACGACGAGTACGTCTGGGGAGCGCTCCGGGCCGGTGCGAGTGGGTTCCTGCTCAAGCGCACCTCGCCCGAGCGGCTGGTCGACGCGGTGCGTACGGTGGCCGGTGGGGAGGATCTGATCGATCCGGCGGTCACCCGGGACCTCGTCGAGCACTTCGTCCGGCGCGGGCCGGAGCCGGACGTGCCCGCGGCGTCCGCGGCCCGGCGGCGCCTCGATCCGCTGACCGAACGCGAGGCCGAGGTGCTCGCGCTCGTCGCCGCAGGCCTGTCCAATCGGGAGATCGCCGATCGCCTGGTGATCGCCGAATCGACCGCGAAGACGCACGTCAAGCGAATCCTCGCCAAGATCGGCGCACGCGACCGTGCACAGGCCGTGGTGCTGGCGTACCAGGGCGGGTTGGTGGCCTAA